GCATCGCCAGACCAGGTTGGAACATGACCGGCAACGCCGCGTGCCAGCAGCACGGACGGCGCGGAAAATACGTGTCCAGCAACAGCCATGAGAGCCTTCCGGAGGAACCCGGTTCACCACGCTCGAAGCCGCATAAAATCAAGGATCCAGGCATTTTCCGCTTGACGACTTTTTTTCAGAGAAGGGTGCGACAATTGACAGATTTGTTTTCAGGAGGGGTCATGGGATTTGATGAAGACTGTCAATGTTTCGGGCAGCCGGCCTTTCTTTCCGGCTTTCTCGAGACGCCGGATCTGCTGGCTCACATTGGTGGCGCTGCTCATGTGCAGCTTCCTGGCGATCCATTCCTGGGTCGCTGTCGTCTTCTTCCACACCAGCCTCGCCAGCGCCACCTTCCGGATGTCTGAGCCTTTGAGGGTAGCGAGGTCTTTTTCATCGAGTCCGGAGGCGGCCAAGCCCTCTTTCACATAGACTTCCGCTTTCTCCAGGCCGTGTGCCCTGGACTGTGGGCTATGCTTATAGGCGCGGGATTTGGGTGCTTTCTCTCCCTTGAGAACCCCGTCCACCCATTGCCGCAGTTTTTCGGCAAAGGCCTGGCTTCCCCAATACCAGCCGCGCCGCAGGTGGCTGCACCGCGCATCCACCTCTTCGGGCAAGTGTGGCACGCCACAGTTTTTTAGCGATTCTTTGACCGCGCGTTCGTCCAGCCTTTCCACCATCCGGCGGTGCCCGGAGGTGTTGTCGGGAAGCTCAAAGGCTTTCAGGGCCGCTTCAGTGTCCAGCCATTTGGGACGGCGCTTCGGCGGCAGGGCATGACCGCCGGCGAGACTGCTCCACGGGTAGTCCAGCACACTCTGACCGCTGCCGGGCCGCACCAGGCGGGCGCGCACGGGATTGAGGTGGATGTAGTCCATCAGCGTCTGGTAATGGTAACGGTCCTCGCCTTCCACCACCACAGCCTTGTAACGGTCGCCAAACAGGCGGCCCCACTGATGGTGGCGCACGTTGTAACGGCGGGTCAGGGTGTTTTGCAACCAGGACATGCCAGCGACGAGATTGGCCTCGGGCGTTTGGATGAAAAGGTGGTAATGATTGCCCATGAGCACCCAGGCATGCACCCGCCAGCCCGTCATCTCACAAGCCTGGCCAAGGGTGTGGAGGAAGAAGCACCGGTCATCGTCATCATGGAAGATGGCTTCCCTGCGGTTGCCCCGCGCCATCACATGATAATAAGCACCGGGATACTGGATGCGGAGGCTGCGCGGCATGTCTTGTCAATATCATAGAATGTCCAATCTGTCAATTGTCGCACACTGACCCCGTTTCTTGTTATACCATGACTGCCAAATGTCTTTGCATCGAACAACGCGCCGATTCCTACACCGGCAAGCGAGGTGTCGTCCACCAGCAGGTCCTCACCCTCCTGGACATCAGCGCCGAACACCGCTTTCTGAACACCTTCGATTTTGTCCTCAGCCCCGAGGACATCGAGAAGCTCAAAGGAGCCTCCCTGCGTGACCAGCATGTGGAGCTGGGCATCACCGCCTTTGAACCCACCTTCGGCGGCAGGCTCCGTGCCCGCGGTGCCCTCATCAGCAAGCACCCAGCCAAGGCCTAAACCCTCACGACCATGGAAGCACCGGAGATTCACGTCCTCAAAGAGATCCCCTGGCAGTTCTTCGGCACCCTCACCTTCAAACAGGAGCGGCTGCCGGAGAGGATCCGGCTTTCCATGTTCTTCGCCCTGCTGCGCAAGTCTGCCAAGGCGCACAGGGTCCCCTTTAAAAAGCTCCTCTGGTGCCTCCGTCAGGAAGACGGTGAGGCCACCGGGAGACGGCATTTTCATTTCCTCCTCGCAGGACTGCCCCCAGAAGCCTGCTCCATACGCACCTGCTTTGCCCTTAAAAACGGCTGGGAAGCCCTCAAGGGCGGCATGGCGCGTGTGAGCCTCTTCGACCCCCGTCTGGATGCGGGGAGCTACCTGACCAAGCCGCCCGCTGGCCCCGCCGATCCCGGTGACGCCTACGAGTCGGCCAAGTTCGGCAGCAGCACCTGCAGCCTCATGATCGCTCAAGCCGCCTGGAAGTTTGCCGCTTCCAGGAGGGCGGCCCAGCTAATGCGATAAGGGCTTAACATCCGGCACAGACGGCTTGCTCGGGCCGCATGTGACCTTCCACAGCCTGGCTCCACCGCCCGGCAGAGGGGATGCGCGCGCAGCGCGCGCCCCTCGCTGGGCGGTGGATGGCTTGAAGACCCACTATGCCCACGTCCCAAGACCCCTTCGCCGGGGAGGATCCCCTGGACTGCATGTGAGATGTACCTGCTATGGATTGTCCCATTTGTTAATTGTCGCACCCTGATCCCGTTTCCTGTTATTTCCTATCGGTACAGCAAACATTACGAGGAGAACGAGTGATTGCCACAGGATGACCTCCAACGAATTTGGCCCGGACGCTAAGGCAACAAGAGCCTCTGATGACAATAAACAGGCCAGACCTAATGTCAGATTAACTATTGAGTATGTGGCCCTATTTGACAATTTATTCACCCAGATGAAAAGAAGCAGGGGCAGTGCATAAACAACAAGGGATAACACCACCAAAGCGGGGTGCTCACAAGCAGGGTTGAATACAAAACCCAGCCAGAGCAGCGCTCTAACGATAGTCAAAAAAACCAAACAGCAAAGGCTGCCCAGCAAAAGAACTTTAAGAATGATCGCATTAGTTTCATCGCCACGGCATCGGTCCAACGGGGACCGTTTCATTAATTACCCGCCAAGCTTCTTTGGTGGTCCCACCACATTTTTCGCTGACCGTCTTTCCAACGGCGTTAAGATATGACTTCCACATTGTATCCGCCACACTATGCGCCTTGCTCTCTGCAAGCGCATTTAGGTTGTTGGTTACTTCATACGCCTCAGTCCAAATAGATATCGTCGAGCATTCGCTCTCATGTGTCATTAGTGGCTCTGACCCCCAACGGCGTCGCCCAATGAGTGGATGCGATTCTTCCGTTGTAGCCTGGAGGTCATAAGGAGCGTTAGACGGCCCAGTGGTCGTCTCTACTCCAATATCATTTGCAATTAGCCCAGACAGAAAGCCATCTAAACCCTGAGGTTGAAACTGCGCATGACCATCGGAAACCTCAACCCAAGCCCCAGTTTTTGCACCGTTGAACAAGTCGAAAGTTCGCAAATGTTTACGAACCATCTCTTGCATCTCTTTAATTGTGCAGCAACAACCTGTAACAACATTCTCATGCTTGGTATGATGCCAAGCAAATTGATCGTTTACTTGTGAATTAATTGGAGGCTCTCCAGGTGCTGGAGTACGTGGGGGGTATAGTTTGGTATCCATCCCTGTCGGCCTAGCACATCCACCCTGTTTACCGGATCATTGTGGACCATCCCGTAAAGGTTGATTCCCCCGCGTTCTCCAATCGGATCCCGTGAGATCCACCTGCCCATTTCCGGCGAGTAATACCGGTAGCCGTAATACAGCAGCCCCGTCTCCTCGTCCTCATACTTGGTGCTAAAGCCCAGCGGTGGTAGCTCGCCTGCGCGCCGTCTTTCCTCCCATACCTTCTCGCCGAAGGCTCCGTAGTCGTGCTTCGACACGACCACCCCGCTGACTCCTTCCACATAGGCGGTTACGTTCCCGTTGCCGTCATAGCACGGGGTCAGCGTCACTCCGCCCGCTTCCTCCACATAGACCAGCCCTCCCACGCCTCCGGCCTGCTGGCCGTCAGAACTGATGTCGTTGCCCCAGGCATAGGCCCTTAGCAGCGCGGGTGCTCCTCCTGATCCCATCTGGAATTCGGCGATCATGTTCCAGCCATCATACAGATATCGCAGTTCCTTTTCCAGCGTCATTGTTCCGCCGCTGCTCACAAATCCCAGCACCCGCTTGGCCACCCGGCGGCCCACGGCGTCATAGGCAAACTCCAGGCGCTTGCCGGGGGCTCCCGCCGCCAGTGCGTCGGCGCGGGTTTCCATTGCCGCCAGGCGGTTCTCCGCCGTCCATTCATAGGTCCAGCGGCCGTCGCCGGTCAGGTTGCCGTCTGCATCATAAGTGAGGCTCTCCGGGCTGGCTGCGAACCACAGGCTGCCTTCCTTCTCCGTGGTCACCGGCGGTGGCCCGGCCCGGCTGGCCGTGATTTCCAGTTCCTTCCACTCCGCCACCCCGGCGGCCTGCGCCTTGGCTGCCGGCACGGCAAACTCCCAGCCCTCACGCTGCGGCGATCCGCCATCGTGGCCGCTGACCTGCAGCGCAGCTTCCGGTGCCGCCACGCCCAGCACCCACCGCTCCGGCAGGATCTCACGTTCCGTGATCTGGTTGCCCTCATTGGCCGTCCAGGCGGCCACCAGCGGCCCGTCGCTTCCTTGTTCCTCCAGAGTCTTCCGGTTGCCTGCCAGATCGTGGTCATAACCCGTCTGCATCCCTGGACGCAGCGGCGCGTCTTCGCCCCCATGGCGCGCCTTCACCGCGTGGATGACCTCTCCGCGCGAGTTGTAGCCATAACGCCACTGCTCCCCGGTTTCACGCGTGGCGCTGCGGCGGCGGTCCATTGAGTCAAACCCGTACACATGGCGCGTGAGGGGGAAGGTTCCGCGCTTCCACTTCACCGCCTTCAGGCGGTCCAGGCTGTCATATTCCCAGATGCCCTCCGGGCCGCCATTGCCGTAGGCCAGGGAGGTGCGGCGTCCGCTCACCGGATCATAACCGTAAAGGGCCTGGCGGCCAAAGGCGCTGACGCTCTCCAGGCGGCCTGCCGCATCAAAGCCGTGTTCCGTGCTGCGGTTTGCTCCCGCCCAGCTCCACGACACCTCATCACTACGGTGGTTGCTGGCATGGTAACCATAGCTGAGCACCGCCCCGTCCAGCAACCCGCCGCTGATGCTCTCGCCACTCAGGGCGCCGTTTGGCCCATCGTAATGATAGGTATGCAGGCCCGCTGCATCTGTGGTGGTGTGCAGCCGTCCGTCCGGATGATAGGCATGGCTGATGGCCGGCGTGCCGTCGTTGTAAGTGATGCCCTCCAGCCGCCCGGCGTCATCATAGCTGTAAACGGCCGTCACGGGAGCCCCTTGGGCATTGGTCCGGCTCCAGCTCCGGCTCGCCAGGCGGGCGGTGGCCGGATCATAAAGGTAATTGGCGGAGTTGCTCAATGCGTCCGTTTTGTCTCGCAGCAGGCCGCTGGCGGGATCATAATCCCAAAGGGTGGCATCCCCCTCGCTCTCCGTGCCTGCTGTGGGCGTGGTGCGGAAGGTGTCCAGCCGGGAGAGATGCCCGTAGGCATCATACCCGTAGCGCAGCGGGGCCGTGCCGCTGCCGGAGACAAAGGTCACCCGGCCCAGGAGGTCATAGGCATAGTCCGTCCAGGTGCCGTCCGCGCGGATGTGACGGGACGGCCTGCCTGCCCCCAAGCTGCCCTGGGGATGGTAATGGTACATCTGCACCGGCAGAAACACCTCCCCACCCGCCGACCGGCGCTCCACCCGCAAAACACGGGAGCGCACGGTGCCATCCGGCAGGTCATCATAAACGGTGCGCAGGGCCACCCCGTTGGCTGAAGTTACCATGAACGGACGCTCCAGGGCATCATAGTCATAGGTCACTGTCCCGGGGGAAACGGGGTCAGGGAAACGGGGTCAGGCGACATGAAGCCTGACCCCGTTTTCCAGGCTATTGGTTGGCGCGTACGTGCATTCTACTCCCTATGCAACCTTGCATAAATTCGTGGCATCGTGGCTTCCACCAGCCGCCAATCAGGTTCGAAATTAATACTTCCCACTTGTTTTTCTAACCTCTCCCATATCCCATCTAATGACTTAACACCACCACGGTTAAACATAACTTCAGCTACATTATGATCGTAGCGTCGGGCCAAAATATGCCAGGCAACGGAACTAACGTCGAGACCGCTGTCTTGATTGTACTGCTCCGTGTCTATCACATCCGCAAAGCTATCGGCATTTAACAATACGGCATTCACCAAAGGACGCCCAGAAAGTATTAGATTTGAACAAAAGTCCGTTAAACCAGAGCCATTGGCCTCATCTGAGAAAACCGCGCAATATAAGTGATATGAACGAGGACTAAATAGTTTTGAAAATATGTTAGCTGCCTCGGCTTGAAATAAGACTAATTCATGATCAGAAAAATTTTCAAGATGCTGCCGCAGTTCCACGGCTCTGTGATAAAGATCACTTTTTGTTAAAATGTGTATAGTTCTCCACAACATATAATTATCAATTTACCGCTAGGGCTTCGGTTCTAGCCCTCACAAGTGCTTCTATCACAACAGCCGCCGCCGGGCCACCATTTTGTTGAGTAAAGCCCTGAGCCATATATCCTTCACAAATTTGAGCTTCAGATTGATTACCAGATTCAACTGCCCATTTCCAATTTTGGACATGGTTGGTCATGTCTTGCGCTGCTCCTTTTCCGTTAGCGAAC
This Prosthecobacter sp. SYSU 5D2 DNA region includes the following protein-coding sequences:
- a CDS encoding transposase yields the protein MPRSLRIQYPGAYYHVMARGNRREAIFHDDDDRCFFLHTLGQACEMTGWRVHAWVLMGNHYHLFIQTPEANLVAGMSWLQNTLTRRYNVRHHQWGRLFGDRYKAVVVEGEDRYHYQTLMDYIHLNPVRARLVRPGSGQSVLDYPWSSLAGGHALPPKRRPKWLDTEAALKAFELPDNTSGHRRMVERLDERAVKESLKNCGVPHLPEEVDARCSHLRRGWYWGSQAFAEKLRQWVDGVLKGEKAPKSRAYKHSPQSRAHGLEKAEVYVKEGLAASGLDEKDLATLKGSDIRKVALARLVWKKTTATQEWIARKLHMSSATNVSQQIRRLEKAGKKGRLPETLTVFIKSHDPS
- a CDS encoding RHS repeat-associated core domain-containing protein produces the protein MTYDYDALERPFMVTSANGVALRTVYDDLPDGTVRSRVLRVERRSAGGEVFLPVQMYHYHPQGSLGAGRPSRHIRADGTWTDYAYDLLGRVTFVSGSGTAPLRYGYDAYGHLSRLDTFRTTPTAGTESEGDATLWDYDPASGLLRDKTDALSNSANYLYDPATARLASRSWSRTNAQGAPVTAVYSYDDAGRLEGITYNDGTPAISHAYHPDGRLHTTTDAAGLHTYHYDGPNGALSGESISGGLLDGAVLSYGYHASNHRSDEVSWSWAGANRSTEHGFDAAGRLESVSAFGRQALYGYDPVSGRRTSLAYGNGGPEGIWEYDSLDRLKAVKWKRGTFPLTRHVYGFDSMDRRRSATRETGEQWRYGYNSRGEVIHAVKARHGGEDAPLRPGMQTGYDHDLAGNRKTLEEQGSDGPLVAAWTANEGNQITEREILPERWVLGVAAPEAALQVSGHDGGSPQREGWEFAVPAAKAQAAGVAEWKELEITASRAGPPPVTTEKEGSLWFAASPESLTYDADGNLTGDGRWTYEWTAENRLAAMETRADALAAGAPGKRLEFAYDAVGRRVAKRVLGFVSSGGTMTLEKELRYLYDGWNMIAEFQMGSGGAPALLRAYAWGNDISSDGQQAGGVGGLVYVEEAGGVTLTPCYDGNGNVTAYVEGVSGVVVSKHDYGAFGEKVWEERRRAGELPPLGFSTKYEDEETGLLYYGYRYYSPEMGRWISRDPIGERGGINLYGMVHNDPVNRVDVLGRQGWIPNYTPHVLQHLESLQLIHK